One Brachyhypopomus gauderio isolate BG-103 chromosome 15, BGAUD_0.2, whole genome shotgun sequence genomic region harbors:
- the cd5 gene encoding CD5 molecule → MELLLLLVLMPALLFAGNTTTTTNATGTVGYNVSTESSMYGIRSTNTPKVIRLPPILTRVKVIWEESNPCQGMMYLNVNFTNKPQALCYETIKNFEELGIDICEERRCGSFLDFKLVPKMRGYIITNEDLTEITCSNVHINCKGSKELVAFKAIAGVLLVLVLAVILLHFGRPMYTAIRKRFSQKRENRWIGPTQSQSVSYHRGQAAHSDNNMVKRQSYPGLERLTVNPSREPSSNRNSDYDSYGYH, encoded by the exons ATGGAGCTTCTCCTGCTGCTGGTGTTGATGCCTGCTCTCCTGTTCGCTG gcaacaccaccaccaccaccaatgcCACTGGCACCGTTGGTTATAATGTTTCAACAGAATCATCTATGTATGGAATCAGGAGCACAAATACACCAAAGGTCATTCGGCTCCCTCCTATCCTGACCAGGGTGAAGGTGATCTGGGAAGAGTCCAATCCATGTCAGGGGATGATGTACCTCAATGTCAATTTCACAAATAAACCACAGGCCCTGTGCTATGAAACTATAAAGAACTTTGAGGAACTGGGCATTGACATttgtgaggagaggagatgtgGAAGCTTCCTTGACTTCAAGTTAGTGCCCAAAATGAGGGGTTACATCATCACAAATGAGGACCTGACAGAGATCACATGTTCGAACGTGCATATCAACTGTAaag GGAGTAAAGAGCTGGTTGCCTTCAAAGCCATAGCTGGTGTTCTCCTGGTGCTGGTCTTGGCTGTCATTCTTTTACACTTTGGCCGGCCGATGTACACAGCCATTCGCAAGAGAT TTTCACAGAAGAGGGAGAATCGCTGGATCGGCCCGACGCAGAGTCAAAGTG tGTCCTATCACAGAGGCCAGGCTGCTCATTCAGATAACAATATGGTGAAGAGGCAGTCTTATCCTG GTTTGGAGAGGCTTACTGTGAATCCCAGCAGAGAACCTTCGTCTAACCGGAACAGTGACTACGACTCATATGGCTACCATTAA